Proteins encoded in a region of the Sulfurimonas marina genome:
- the argS gene encoding arginine--tRNA ligase, with protein sequence MKQRVSQILRDKLGREVVLEKPRDRSFGHFATPIAFSLAKELRKSPMMIAEDLATSFEEHDEFTAVESVKGYLNFRLSENFLAEYASWALENPSEFGTQEKNQKVLLEFVSANPTGPLHIGHARGAVYGDTLYRLAKHLGYDITAEYYVNDAGNQIDLLGLSIQLYARENLLGEDVEYPEAYYRGEYLEGLANGAEAKFGREIFTDESCQKELAMWAKDEVMKIIVADLGDTNIKFDTFVYESTLYDDWDRVMAKMGEGVYDKEGKTWIASEAKGDEKDRVVVREDGRPTYLAGDIVYHNQKFERGYEHYINIWGADHHGYIARVKSAIEYLGYDSEKLEVLLSQMVSLLKDGEPYKMSKRAGNVILMSDIVEEIGADALRFIFASKKSDTALEFDLSEFKKQDSSNPIFYIQYAHARIKTLLEKAEVSAEDIANASLKNLGENADTLLFDALLLPEVIEDAFSSRQIQKLPDYLKALAASLHKFYYDVRIIGTEDEAKLLKLLSVVALSIKTGLGLMGIEAKDKMSKEED encoded by the coding sequence TTGAAGCAACGTGTATCACAGATACTTCGCGACAAACTTGGTCGTGAAGTTGTTTTAGAAAAACCGCGTGACCGCTCTTTTGGTCATTTTGCAACTCCAATAGCTTTCTCATTAGCAAAAGAACTTAGAAAATCTCCGATGATGATCGCAGAAGATTTAGCGACTTCATTTGAAGAACATGATGAGTTTACTGCAGTAGAATCTGTAAAAGGGTACTTAAACTTCCGTTTGAGTGAAAACTTTTTAGCTGAGTATGCATCTTGGGCACTTGAAAATCCAAGTGAATTCGGAACGCAAGAGAAAAACCAAAAGGTACTTTTAGAGTTTGTATCTGCTAACCCTACGGGTCCTCTACACATTGGACACGCTCGTGGTGCAGTTTACGGTGATACTTTATACCGTCTGGCAAAACACCTTGGTTATGATATTACTGCTGAGTATTATGTAAATGATGCAGGAAATCAGATCGACTTACTTGGTCTTTCTATCCAGCTTTATGCAAGAGAGAACCTTTTAGGTGAAGATGTTGAGTACCCTGAAGCGTATTATCGCGGAGAGTATTTAGAGGGTCTGGCTAACGGTGCCGAAGCAAAATTCGGTCGTGAGATTTTTACGGATGAATCATGTCAAAAAGAGCTTGCAATGTGGGCTAAAGATGAAGTGATGAAGATTATCGTAGCAGATCTTGGCGATACAAACATCAAGTTCGATACTTTTGTATACGAGTCAACACTTTATGATGACTGGGACAGAGTAATGGCTAAGATGGGCGAGGGTGTTTACGATAAAGAGGGGAAAACATGGATCGCTTCAGAAGCTAAAGGTGATGAGAAAGACCGTGTTGTTGTTCGTGAAGACGGACGACCAACTTATCTTGCCGGAGATATTGTGTACCACAACCAAAAATTTGAGCGTGGATATGAGCACTATATTAACATCTGGGGAGCTGATCACCACGGATATATCGCACGTGTAAAATCTGCAATTGAGTACCTTGGGTATGATAGTGAAAAACTTGAAGTACTCCTTTCTCAAATGGTAAGTCTACTTAAAGACGGTGAGCCGTATAAGATGAGTAAACGTGCTGGTAATGTTATTCTTATGAGTGACATCGTTGAAGAGATTGGTGCAGATGCACTAAGATTTATCTTTGCAAGTAAGAAAAGTGATACGGCTTTAGAGTTTGACTTAAGCGAATTCAAAAAGCAAGATAGTTCAAACCCTATCTTTTACATCCAATATGCACATGCTAGAATCAAGACGCTTTTAGAAAAAGCAGAAGTATCGGCTGAAGATATTGCAAATGCTAGTCTGAAAAACTTAGGTGAAAATGCAGATACATTACTTTTTGATGCATTGCTTTTACCTGAGGTGATTGAAGATGCATTTAGTTCTCGTCAGATCCAAAAGCTTCCTGATTATCTAAAAGCACTTGCAGCATCACTTCACAAGTTCTATTACGATGTTCGTATCATCGGAACTGAAGATGAAGCAAAACTTCTTAAACTTCTTTCAGTAGTAGCTCTTAGTATCAAAACTGGTCTAGGACTAATGGGAATCGAAGCAAAAGACAAAATGAGTAAAGAGGAAGATTAA
- the gmk gene encoding guanylate kinase has product MSSINGAVLVLSGPSGAGKSSLINEIFDELGNCYFSISTTTRPMREGEEDGVHYHFVDEEEFKKDIEDDNFLEYAIVHGNYYGTSMKPVKQALSEGKLVIFDIDVQGNTAVNNRLGDITTSVFITPPTLSELEKRLRNRSTDEEEVIERRIKMAKKEIQRVSEYEYLLINDDLKVAAEKLLLIAKTARFKQANEEINEFVQKWEDI; this is encoded by the coding sequence ATGAGTAGTATAAACGGTGCGGTATTAGTACTTTCAGGACCAAGCGGTGCTGGAAAAAGTTCTTTAATCAATGAGATATTTGATGAGTTGGGAAATTGTTATTTTTCAATTTCAACTACTACACGTCCAATGAGAGAAGGGGAAGAGGATGGTGTTCATTACCATTTCGTAGATGAAGAGGAGTTCAAAAAAGATATCGAAGATGATAACTTTTTAGAGTATGCAATAGTGCACGGAAACTACTACGGAACTTCTATGAAACCTGTAAAACAAGCACTCTCAGAAGGGAAACTGGTTATTTTCGATATAGATGTACAGGGAAATACTGCAGTGAATAACCGTCTAGGTGATATCACTACATCTGTATTTATCACACCGCCGACTCTTAGTGAACTTGAAAAAAGACTTCGTAACCGTTCGACAGATGAAGAGGAAGTGATTGAGCGCCGTATTAAAATGGCAAAAAAAGAGATTCAGCGTGTAAGTGAGTACGAGTATCTTCTAATTAACGATGATCTAAAAGTTGCGGCGGAAAAACTTTTACTGATCGCAAAAACTGCAAGATTTAAACAGGCAAATGAAGAGATTAATGAATTTGTCCAAAAATGGGAAGATATTTAA
- a CDS encoding Sec-independent protein translocase subunit TatA/TatB: MGMPSGTELLLIFGIIVLLFGAKKIPDLAKGLGKGIKNFKDEMKDVNEEVASNEPKKVEGDNTTEVASKTEEAPKNTTQA; the protein is encoded by the coding sequence ATGGGTATGCCAAGTGGAACAGAGCTACTACTGATATTTGGAATTATCGTACTTTTATTTGGAGCTAAAAAAATACCTGATTTAGCTAAAGGTTTAGGAAAAGGTATTAAAAACTTTAAAGACGAGATGAAAGATGTGAACGAAGAAGTAGCATCTAATGAGCCTAAAAAAGTTGAAGGTGACAACACTACTGAAGTAGCATCTAAAACTGAAGAAGCTCCGAAAAACACTACACAAGCGTAA